In a genomic window of Halalkalicoccus sp. CG83:
- a CDS encoding beta-glucosidase family protein, translated as MSVDVSSLVAELTLDEKIRLVHGAADPDGRATGYVPSIDRLGIPSLRLVDGPLGVRAEGESATAFPATLSLAAAWEPSLAREQGTATAREARAHDQDVLLAPGVNVVRVPHGGRNFEYYGEDPYLSSRLAVEFVEGVQSAGVIATVKHYVANNQETNRYVASAEVSERALRELYLPAFRATVEKADVGSVMTAYNRVNGVHMSEHRRLLRDVLKGEWGFGGYVVSDWWGTESTVGAAEAGLDLEMPGAPFEELPPAEALSDDVDPATIEFPDALPAMHEGGLFGEPLREAVESRAVDEALVDEKVGRLLRTMDRFGLFDDDRPEGALDTPAHRRLARRIAVEGTVLLKNDGILPLSDDADVALVGPSAERAKLGGGGSSEVSPVVRTSPLEGLGERAAGLTFERGVAPIVESSLFDAFESGGDGTDESVDEDPDLDAAVATAASADCAVVVVRDDTTEGEDRPTIRLPGEQDELVSAVADAANRTVVVLRTGGPVECPWIDEVDAVVETWYPGQADGEALATVLFGDADPGGRLPVTFGRRETDYPTDTAESFPGVDDRVRYDEDVFVGYRHFDREGIEPLFAFGHGLSYARFEYGDPAVERNGDSLELSIPVRNAGERSGTEVVQLYARAEDPPVVRPERELAAFAKLRLDPGERRRVSLTVDRDALARYDEDDGWCVDPGRFTLLVGRSSRDVRAKRSVEVSR; from the coding sequence GGGTGAGTCGGCGACGGCGTTCCCGGCGACGCTGTCGCTCGCGGCGGCGTGGGAGCCGTCGCTAGCGCGCGAGCAGGGCACGGCGACGGCACGCGAGGCTCGCGCCCACGACCAGGACGTCCTGCTCGCGCCCGGAGTGAACGTCGTTCGGGTGCCCCATGGCGGACGTAACTTCGAGTACTACGGCGAGGATCCCTACCTGAGTTCGCGGCTCGCCGTCGAGTTCGTCGAGGGGGTCCAGTCGGCGGGCGTGATCGCGACGGTCAAACACTACGTCGCGAACAACCAGGAGACGAACCGCTATGTGGCGAGCGCGGAGGTGAGCGAACGGGCGCTACGCGAGCTCTACCTCCCCGCGTTCCGCGCGACGGTCGAGAAGGCGGACGTCGGCTCGGTGATGACCGCCTACAACCGGGTAAACGGGGTCCACATGAGCGAGCATCGCCGACTGCTCCGTGACGTCCTGAAGGGCGAGTGGGGGTTCGGCGGCTACGTCGTCTCCGACTGGTGGGGGACCGAGAGCACCGTCGGCGCCGCCGAGGCCGGTCTCGACCTCGAGATGCCCGGCGCCCCGTTCGAGGAGCTCCCGCCGGCCGAGGCGTTATCCGATGACGTCGATCCCGCGACCATCGAGTTTCCCGACGCCCTCCCGGCGATGCACGAGGGCGGCCTGTTCGGGGAACCGCTCCGCGAGGCCGTCGAGAGCCGTGCCGTGGACGAGGCGCTCGTCGACGAGAAGGTCGGCCGGCTCCTCCGGACGATGGACCGCTTCGGCCTGTTCGACGACGACCGTCCCGAGGGCGCGCTCGACACGCCCGCCCACCGACGGCTCGCCCGGCGGATCGCCGTCGAGGGCACGGTTTTGCTGAAGAATGACGGAATTCTCCCGCTTTCGGACGACGCCGACGTCGCGCTGGTCGGCCCGAGCGCCGAACGCGCGAAGCTCGGCGGCGGTGGCAGTTCCGAGGTCTCCCCCGTCGTCCGGACGAGCCCGCTCGAGGGACTCGGCGAGCGCGCCGCGGGTCTAACGTTCGAACGCGGCGTCGCGCCGATCGTCGAGTCGTCGCTGTTCGACGCGTTCGAGTCCGGCGGGGACGGAACAGACGAGTCGGTCGACGAGGACCCCGACCTCGATGCCGCCGTCGCGACGGCGGCGTCCGCCGACTGTGCGGTCGTGGTGGTCCGGGACGACACCACCGAGGGCGAGGATCGCCCGACCATCCGGCTTCCCGGCGAGCAGGACGAACTCGTCTCCGCGGTCGCCGACGCCGCCAATCGGACCGTCGTCGTCCTTCGGACCGGCGGCCCGGTCGAGTGTCCGTGGATCGACGAGGTCGACGCCGTCGTCGAGACGTGGTACCCGGGACAGGCCGACGGCGAAGCGCTCGCGACCGTCCTGTTCGGCGACGCCGATCCGGGCGGACGGCTCCCGGTCACGTTTGGCCGGCGAGAGACGGACTACCCCACGGATACCGCCGAGTCGTTTCCGGGCGTGGACGACCGCGTCAGGTACGATGAGGACGTCTTCGTCGGCTACCGCCACTTCGATCGTGAGGGGATCGAGCCGCTGTTCGCCTTCGGCCACGGACTCTCCTATGCCCGCTTCGAGTACGGCGACCCCGCCGTCGAGAGGAACGGAGATAGTCTAGAACTGTCGATCCCGGTCCGAAACGCGGGCGAGCGATCCGGTACCGAGGTCGTCCAGCTCTACGCCCGGGCGGAGGACCCGCCAGTCGTGCGGCCCGAGCGCGAACTGGCGGCCTTCGCGAAGCTCCGTCTCGACCCCGGCGAGCGGCGACGCGTCTCGCTGACGGTCGATCGCGACGCGCTCGCCCGCTACGACGAGGACGACGGCTGGTGCGTCGATCCGGGACGGTTCACGCTCCTCGTCGGACGTTCCTCGCGCGACGTCCGCGCGAAGCGATCCGTCGAGGTGAGCCGGTAG
- a CDS encoding TIGR03571 family LLM class oxidoreductase, translated as MNGHENRGYRRLFGEEGLTFGTAFPLTGVDEGVPSTEREMRLAAHAEGVGFDALWARDVPTYWPKFRDAGGSYDPWTWLTLAATHTGEVALGTASVVLPLRHPLHVAKSAASIDRLSDGRLLLGIASGDRPPEYDAFGVNEDERDALFRESVRTLRTVWREEFPELETRWGSLDGRLDLVPKPTDETLPLLVTGRSRQSLEWIGEHGDGWLFYHLPRRTLEDYLDDWRGVGGGKPFVMAVGVDLVADPGADPEPIEQGFRAGSDWFVEYFRDLERMGVDHVLVSVRGDDPERALAAFAEDVMDQV; from the coding sequence ATGAACGGCCACGAGAACCGGGGATATCGGAGGCTGTTCGGCGAAGAGGGACTCACGTTCGGCACGGCGTTCCCGCTCACGGGCGTCGACGAGGGAGTCCCCTCGACCGAGAGGGAGATGCGTCTGGCCGCCCACGCGGAGGGGGTCGGCTTCGACGCGCTCTGGGCACGGGACGTCCCGACCTACTGGCCGAAGTTCCGCGACGCGGGCGGGAGCTACGACCCCTGGACGTGGCTAACGCTGGCGGCGACCCACACCGGGGAGGTCGCGCTCGGCACCGCGAGCGTCGTCCTGCCGCTTCGTCACCCGCTGCACGTCGCGAAGTCAGCCGCCTCGATCGATCGGCTCTCCGACGGGCGGCTCCTCCTCGGGATCGCCTCGGGCGACCGACCGCCGGAGTACGACGCGTTCGGGGTGAACGAGGACGAGCGTGACGCGCTCTTTCGCGAGAGCGTCCGCACCCTCAGGACCGTCTGGCGCGAGGAGTTCCCCGAACTGGAGACGCGATGGGGCAGCCTCGACGGGCGGCTGGACCTCGTCCCGAAGCCCACCGACGAAACGCTCCCGCTGCTCGTCACCGGTCGCTCCCGTCAGTCGCTCGAGTGGATCGGCGAACACGGCGACGGCTGGCTGTTCTACCACCTCCCGCGGCGGACGCTCGAGGACTACCTCGACGACTGGCGCGGCGTCGGCGGGGGGAAACCGTTCGTCATGGCCGTGGGCGTCGACCTCGTCGCCGATCCCGGGGCCGATCCAGAGCCGATCGAACAGGGGTTTCGCGCTGGAAGCGACTGGTTCGTCGAGTACTTCCGCGACCTCGAGCGGATGGGCGTCGACCACGTCCTCGTCTCGGTTCGCGGCGACGACCCGGAACGGGCGCTGGCGGCGTTCGCCGAGGACGTGATGGACCAGGTGTAG
- a CDS encoding TRAM domain-containing protein encodes MVEVPDGLRSLFSATLDTRNDKHVIRVPPSVVEGDEIDPTRTYEVAVLARPDVARGPSGTSADEPQSRSEGNEGPPVAENDVLDVTIDTVGDQGDGIAKVARGYVLIVPDAEPGDEVTVRIETVRPNVAFASVVDR; translated from the coding sequence ATGGTCGAGGTACCAGACGGGCTGCGCTCCCTGTTCAGCGCGACCCTCGACACCCGCAACGACAAGCACGTCATTCGAGTGCCGCCGTCGGTGGTCGAGGGCGACGAGATCGATCCGACGAGAACGTACGAGGTCGCAGTCCTCGCTCGGCCGGACGTCGCCCGAGGACCGTCCGGGACGTCGGCCGACGAGCCACAGTCCCGGTCCGAGGGGAATGAGGGACCACCGGTCGCCGAGAACGACGTCCTCGACGTCACGATCGACACCGTCGGCGACCAAGGCGACGGCATCGCGAAGGTCGCACGGGGCTACGTCCTGATCGTTCCCGACGCCGAACCCGGCGACGAGGTCACCGTCAGGATCGAGACCGTGCGACCGAACGTGGCGTTTGCGTCGGTCGTCGATCGGTAA
- the thiE gene encoding thiamine phosphate synthase, with protein sequence MNGEYGTYLVTQEDLSAGRSTTEVVEAAIAGGVDAVQIREKHATARRRYELGRELRRLTADAGVDLIVNDRIDLAAAVDADGVHLGAEDLPVSVARELLDDAVVGRSVSGVEAAREAEAAGADYLGVGAVFVTTSKDVPDEESGIGLARVKAIADAVDVPLVGIGGITVENAADVVAAGATGVAVISAITGADDPKTATRTLVDAVAAGRKRR encoded by the coding sequence ATGAACGGGGAGTACGGAACGTATCTCGTCACGCAGGAGGACCTCTCGGCCGGCCGGTCGACCACCGAGGTCGTCGAGGCGGCCATCGCCGGCGGGGTCGACGCCGTTCAGATCCGCGAGAAACACGCTACTGCACGGCGCCGTTACGAACTCGGTCGGGAGCTGCGCCGCCTGACGGCCGACGCCGGCGTCGACCTGATCGTCAACGACCGGATCGACCTCGCCGCCGCCGTCGACGCCGACGGCGTCCACCTGGGTGCCGAGGACCTCCCGGTATCGGTCGCGCGGGAGCTACTGGACGACGCCGTCGTCGGCCGATCGGTCTCGGGCGTCGAGGCGGCCCGCGAGGCCGAGGCCGCCGGCGCCGACTACCTCGGCGTCGGCGCCGTCTTCGTCACGACCTCGAAGGACGTCCCCGACGAGGAGAGCGGGATCGGGCTCGCTCGCGTGAAGGCGATCGCCGACGCGGTCGACGTGCCGCTGGTCGGCATCGGCGGCATCACGGTCGAGAACGCCGCCGACGTGGTCGCCGCCGGGGCGACGGGCGTCGCCGTCATCTCGGCGATCACCGGCGCAGACGACCCGAAGACGGCGACCCGGACGCTGGTCGACGCCGTCGCCGCCGGACGGAAGCGCCGATGA
- a CDS encoding helix-turn-helix domain-containing protein → MATIGEIYLPDDEFALCHTLETIESVHFEIERMVAHDSDHLMPYVWVSDVDRTELEDVLEDDPTIDEFELLAEPDQDYLYRMNWIDSIETLVHILTEEEGTILVAESTDRGWFLRVLFPSREALSATYDFCQDHDLSIDVQRIYNIDDGRQGRFGLSADQEDTIAEAYERGYYSVPRRTSLTDLAEDLDISHQALSERLRRGHQRLVENTVIVGRKDGKEE, encoded by the coding sequence ATGGCGACGATCGGCGAGATCTACCTCCCGGACGACGAGTTCGCGCTGTGTCATACGCTCGAGACGATCGAGAGCGTCCACTTCGAGATCGAACGGATGGTCGCCCACGACTCGGATCATCTCATGCCGTACGTCTGGGTCTCGGACGTGGATCGAACCGAACTCGAGGACGTACTGGAGGACGATCCGACCATCGACGAGTTCGAACTGCTCGCCGAACCCGACCAGGACTATCTCTATCGGATGAACTGGATCGACTCGATCGAGACGCTCGTCCACATTCTCACCGAGGAGGAGGGGACGATCCTCGTCGCGGAGAGCACGGATCGGGGCTGGTTCCTCCGGGTCCTGTTCCCGAGCCGGGAGGCGCTCTCTGCTACCTACGACTTCTGTCAGGACCACGACCTCTCCATCGACGTCCAACGGATCTACAACATCGACGACGGCCGACAGGGTCGGTTCGGCCTGTCAGCGGACCAGGAGGACACGATCGCCGAGGCGTACGAACGCGGCTACTACAGCGTTCCTCGGCGGACCTCACTGACGGACCTCGCCGAGGACCTCGACATCTCACACCAGGCGCTCTCCGAACGGCTGCGCCGTGGACACCAGCGGCTGGTCGAGAACACGGTCATCGTCGGCCGGAAGGACGGAAAGGAGGAGTGA